A single window of Clostridia bacterium DNA harbors:
- a CDS encoding MarR family transcriptional regulator produces MLNRFEVFTKAVSVSYKCIQKIKKYEMDTFGLKGSHVMCLFNLGQNEKGLSATELCKICHLDKAAVSRILPALQAEGYIYPDIKGEQKYRIKYRLTDEGKKIADALNLLITNVVTRCGSGLTISERENFYNSFAVITKNLSEFVNEMENK; encoded by the coding sequence ATGTTAAACCGTTTTGAAGTTTTTACAAAAGCTGTTTCTGTTTCTTACAAATGCATACAAAAAATTAAAAAATACGAAATGGATACCTTTGGATTAAAGGGTTCTCATGTGATGTGTCTGTTTAATTTGGGGCAGAACGAAAAAGGTCTTTCTGCCACCGAGCTGTGTAAAATCTGCCACTTAGACAAGGCTGCGGTTTCGAGAATTCTCCCTGCTTTGCAGGCTGAAGGCTATATTTATCCCGACATAAAGGGTGAACAAAAATACCGCATCAAATACCGTTTGACCGATGAGGGCAAAAAAATCGCCGATGCATTAAATCTTTTAATCACCAATGTTGTTACCCGTTGCGGCAGCGGACTGACCATCTCCGAGCGGGAAAACTTTTACAACAGCTTTGCTGTCATCACCAAAAATCTTTCAGAGTTTGTAAACGAAATGGAGAATAAATAA